The DNA sequence CACAAAACTGAGCAGCCACAGGATAAATGCCGATGGCAGGACGAACAATGCACCGGCAACAATGCCACCCCAGGTGCGGTGAAGCAGCCATCCAGCATAAGTCGCCAATTGTTGGGCTTCCGGACCCGGCAGGAGCATACAATAGTTTAGGGCATGAAGAAAGCGCTCTTCGCTGATCCATCGCTTTTTCTCCACCAGTTCCGTATGCATAATTGCGATCTGTCCAGTAGGACCGCCGAAACTTATAAACCCAAGCTTCAGCCAAAAGCGTAACGCCTCAGCAAAGGAAGGATGTGCTTGGCGCTGTGCGTCATTTGGAGGAACCGATGAATCGTTTTTCATTTCAATATCTTGTAATTAGGAAGGAAGACCTTGCCGCACTCAAGTCTGGAAGACGACATTCGCAAGAGGAAGAACCAAAAAATCAGATTCGACCATGACCCCCAAAGCTGTCTTCATGAAAGTTGATTAAATGACTATGACCCTTCCAACTGTAGATGAAGCGAACATTCTTCTCAACGAACATGTTCAGGACGAATACCAACGACACCATGCGTTCATGGTTGCTACAGCCATGGACGGGTATGCCCAGCTTCTCGGTGAAGATGCGCACTTGTGGTGGATAACCGGTTTCCTGCACGACATCGATTTTCAAAAACACCCCGAAACCCATCCGGCGGAATCACTCCGCTGGTTTACCGAATGGGGTTATCCGGAAGACCTTATCCACGCAGTCGAAGCCCACGCGTACGGATACAATGGGTACAGCACTCTACCCCAAACAAAGCTCGCTGCCGGCCTGCTCGCCTGCGATGAAATCTGCGGCATTTTCTACGCTTACCAGAAAATGAACCCCGTGCCCTACGATCAGATGAAATCGAAATCGATCCGCAAGAAAATCAAGGACAAGTCCTTCGCCGCCAAAGTCGATCGCCTTACCATCGACCTCGGTTGCGAACACCTGGGCGTCCCCATCCAGGAGCACGTCGAAAACCTAATCCGCTTTTTTGCTAAACTTTGAAATCACAACCAGCACCTCAGCACCTCAGCACCTAAGTTCCTCAATCCCTCACCCAACCTTTTTAAATAGCGAAACTTCCTCGTAGAAGTCTAACTTCAACCAATGAACAAACTCTGTACCAAGCTTGAAGACATCCGAGCAGCAGCCAACCGAATCGCACCCTATGCTCATCGGACTCCTGTTCTTAGTTGCACGACACTCGATCGCATTCTCGACGCGGAGCTCAGCTTCAAGTGTGAAAATTTTCAAAAAGTGGGAGCCTTCAAATTCCGTGGAGCTTGCAACGCCATAATGAGCCTTAACGAGACCGAACTCAAACGGGGAGTTGCAACGCATTCTTCAGGTAACCATGCAGCGGCGTTAGCACTTGCTGCAAAGCTCGCCGGATCGACCGCGCACATTGTCATGCCATCAAATGCCCCAGCCATCAAAAAGGCTGCGGTTGCAGGTTACGGCGCGACCATTACCTTTTGCGAACCTACCCTGGAAGCCAGGGAGGGCACACTGGCGCGAATCATCGAAAGTGAGGGACGCTTACTGATCCATCCTTACAATGATGCTCGGATTATCGCGGGTCAGGGAACCGCAGCACTCGAGCTTCTCGAAGAAGTCGACGACCTGGAGATCGTGATGGCCCCGGTCGGCGGCGGTGGACTTCTAAGCGGCACGTCGATCGCCGTCAGCGAATCTCGACCAGCCGTGAAAGTGTTCGGCGCAGAACCTCTCAATGCGGACGACGCGTTTCGCTCTCTCGAAACGGGCTCGATCCAGCCATCGCTCAATCCAAAAACGATCGGAGATGGTCTCCTGACTAGTCTGGGCGAACTGACCTTCCCTATCCTGAAAGAGCGCTGCGCAGGGATTGTGACTGTTTCAGAAGAATCCATCATCGAGGCCATGCGCCTGGTCTGGGAACGCATGAAGATCATCATTGAACCCTCCTCCGCCGTACC is a window from the Verrucomicrobiota bacterium genome containing:
- a CDS encoding HDIG domain-containing protein, which gives rise to MTLPTVDEANILLNEHVQDEYQRHHAFMVATAMDGYAQLLGEDAHLWWITGFLHDIDFQKHPETHPAESLRWFTEWGYPEDLIHAVEAHAYGYNGYSTLPQTKLAAGLLACDEICGIFYAYQKMNPVPYDQMKSKSIRKKIKDKSFAAKVDRLTIDLGCEHLGVPIQEHVENLIRFFAKL
- a CDS encoding pyridoxal-phosphate dependent enzyme, giving the protein MNKLCTKLEDIRAAANRIAPYAHRTPVLSCTTLDRILDAELSFKCENFQKVGAFKFRGACNAIMSLNETELKRGVATHSSGNHAAALALAAKLAGSTAHIVMPSNAPAIKKAAVAGYGATITFCEPTLEAREGTLARIIESEGRLLIHPYNDARIIAGQGTAALELLEEVDDLEIVMAPVGGGGLLSGTSIAVSESRPAVKVFGAEPLNADDAFRSLETGSIQPSLNPKTIGDGLLTSLGELTFPILKERCAGIVTVSEESIIEAMRLVWERMKIIIEPSSAVPVAALLEKRNEIPGHRVGVILSGGNVDLGSLPWR